The Rosa rugosa chromosome 3, drRosRugo1.1, whole genome shotgun sequence sequence TTTTGTATATAAGGGCAAAAATCTTGCGTTTGATGGCTACTCTAACAGGAGGAACACGACGCCTCCTTCCTACTGCAGCCCTTCTCGACACTGCTAATTGCGACGATCCACAGCCTTCATCATCTTGATCCCCTCCACCTCCGCCGTCTGAGTAGTACGTATATGTCCTTGTGTCTGTGagcgagagaaagagagaggtcaAGTCTCTCTAAAAGATTGATGAGAAGAGTGGCTAGCTAGGTGGCTGCCTGAGATATGTAATATATTTTGGTGGAGATTGGAAGAGTATGAAGTTAGGAACCTTCGTCCCACTTTCATGCACTATACTGGGCTTTCACGCATAGTTCACAATGGGGGGCAATGGCAGTTCACTATATATTCTGTTGGTTAGTCGGTCGTATATTGTACCACTTGAACTTGTGTCAATGTGTGGCATGGCAGCTGCGCGCATTGAATGAATGATGAGTACAAACAGGTCAAAGATTTGAGAGAACACTATTCTTACCTCCTCCTTATGCaaatactcttttttttttggaatacttgaataaaaataagaaaattaaTTTTGACAATCCAAGTATTTTAGGCTTGCATTTCACTTTTCAGTTTTATCTATAAAAAAATTGAGTGCAAGTTCTAAACGTATATGACAAGATAGTGTCAATATTAGCACAACAATAAAAAGCACTCTATTTGTTCATGTCCTATTTTCTCGCATTACAATGCGACATTTTGCACTCTATATCTACTGCTCAGTTCCAactagtgatttttttttttctttgaaaaataaATGATTTCATTACTCATTAGAGAGAAACATAGAGATGATTAGAGTTGACCTcctcaaatttgaaatttgagaaTTTTTACATTTTTCGCTAGTACACAACCTAATTCAGCAATTCAACAATTGATTCTTTAGATTTCTGTGTCAAAATTGTATTTTCACTCTTGCACATAGAGGTAATACTAAGTTCACATTAGTGGATTTCCTCGTCCACATACAAACTATTTTAGCAATTTTCTTGTGTCAACACATGAACAAAAATTTGGACAACAATCTTAAAATGTGTTGGACTCTTCTGTTCTATGGTATTTGTAACATATAGGGAGGTGTGATTTACGAGTTCTGCACTACCTGCCTGCACTCTGTTGCAGCTGATAACGTTTGATGTACCTTTATCTCCTACTGTGTAGTCTCATTGCTGAGAATTAATTAGCACTCAATGTAACAAATAGTTCAAAAGCTTCTTGAGCAGTCTTCTCCATCAGTGCTCCACCACAAGTAGCATCGATCATCCTCATAATTGCTTGAGCAAACCTTCATACAAAAATTGCATCTGTATCCACTTGTCAAGTCCATGGTGAGGCCACTTGGCTATTATCTAGGTCTTTGAATCCATTGCAAACTCAAAAAGGACTCACCTTACTAGATTTATGATTCACAGGACTGCAATGTACTATTGATGGTACGTGGCCTTCAGGTGAAGATGATAGAACAGAAAGATGGTTACTCCTTTCGATCCTGAAGACATTTTAAGAGTCTTGCTTCTTCTGGTGGGCTCGTATTAGCCTTAGCCTGTGCTTTATTACACGTAGTCATTCCCCCCTGTTCCTTTAGTCTTTTCAACGGTACTTGAATCTTAAGTCGCGGTCATGTCTCGCCTCCTGGGTATAGTGACCGGTTCCCTGTTTTCCCCGAATTTCATCAGTTCCAGGCTCAAGTGCCTGCTCATCCATCTTCATTCCAAGGTGAACATTTCCATTGAGTGACTGTAACTGCTATGGTTTACAGTCAATAGTTCTTAACCAACCCCGAGCTTTATAAAGCTTTTAAGAGAGAATAGGGAGTAAGGGGGTCTTAAGTAAGCCGCTTTACACTAACTTCCGTTCATAGTCTCTTCTCTGTTGCAATGCTCTCTTGATCAAATGGTCCCAGCTATTTTTGCTTTACGCCTAGGTGTTAATCCAAAAGAGTTAGTAAGGCTGCTTGTAGAGCATTTTTGGGTTATTATCCAATCCCAATCCTACTTAACTGCACCTTCTCTCATTTTCTCCATTTTCGAGAGAGGTTATGGGTTCCTATAGCAATTCACGCTTTCTTTAGTAGATTCTTCAAGCTTTGttatatggaaaaaaaaaaatgacactACTCTGTTTTTATTATAGGTAAAACATTTTCTGTATATGACAGAAAACAGAAagcctaaaccctaaaagaaaacagaaaaaattacTGCCATACTGTGCAACCCTTTGCattataaagaaaaagaaaacacacCCGGCCCTAACTACttttttcttgagaaaaattcaggtaccgtccccaaactattctgccaatgccaatttgatacccaaactctcaaaagtatcaatgtgatacctaaagacttatattggcatcaacgtgatacttccgtcaaaaaaatccaacgactccgtttgtttgctgacgtggcaagcacgtgagcaaaaaaaaaagggcaaaatagactttttaccctctttttttttaattcatttctttttcttcttcttcttcttcttcaacctgactcttcttcttctctctccacctcctctctctcctctccttctccaccacccaaaccatcactaacccCACCGAtatcctctcctctccttctccccgCCTTCATCGACCGCGACCCCTCCCTCAAGTCCCTCATCTCCTGCCTCGACCTCACCGCCAACCCCAACTCCATATCCCTGCCGAACTCCGCTTCTCCTATCACCCTctaccgccgccgccgccaacccAACCCATCCTCTTCAATTTCTCAGCATCCAACCACCGAGCTCGAAGAAGAAGCAGACCCAGAAGAAGATTTaagaactttcataactatcatgtaagctggaaatgaccggaagtggtcgaaattacctaaaacagtcgaggtggccggaaattttccagaaaccggcgaagaattgcagaaaccggcgaggcTTGAATTCGACTTCAAAACTTCAACTAtacgcttcgatcccttctggataattgttcagaacttcaaggtgaACTCaatggttcaagaatcacaggaAACGATGGTCTACAGCTAGAGATATCTGGATCGAAAgtttcggtggccggaaaaattccagaatccggcgagcttgagttcgacgtaaaaacttccaccaatggcttcgattccttctggagatttgttcagaaactcaaggtgatcccctcagttcaagaatcacaagaaatggtggtctgtagctcgagatatccgggTCGATAGCtcggtttcgattttgatcgggtctggcttccagccgccaccacgcgCAGATCTTCCGTGAAAGggcacttctgggagcttctggaggttgaggcgagctcgaggatgaagtttggtgaggattgatggccggtagcttgagatatcaagcttggaaccaaaacgagctcaaaccggcctcgtgttccaccgccgtgtacggctcaAGAGCCGGCGAAAGGCTACCACCGACAGCTGCGCAAGGAATAGGcgaaggcgtgggacgtggtCTGGGGTCAATTGATGTCCTGTGGAGCGAGAACCAtcttggagaaggaatgctctgttttggttgctggtttcggcagagagagagagagtgagagagagcgagagagagtgTGAGCCTTTGCTGGTGTTGGTCGTTCACTCAACCACCGAGCTCGAAGAAGAAGCAGACCCAGaagaagatttaaaaaaaaaattggtgatgAGATTTAACATCAGGGTCATTTTggtcttttctctctctttcttttctgacttgtttgccacgtcagcaaacagacggaacTGTTAGatttttttgacggaagtatcacgttgatgctaatttaggtctttgggtatcacattgatacttttgagagttcgggtatcaaattggccttggcagaatagtttggggacggtagctgaatttttctcttttttcttatcATAATCACCGAGAAACCAATAAAAGCCAAAATATTTTCCTAGTTTAGCACATAATTTTCTTTGAGTATAAGTAGAATGTGAATAGAAAGTAAGGTTCTACGTCTGAGAAGATTGTGAAGCCAAACGTGCCCCAATCTGCTGCTGAGAACCCTCAGGTGCCTCACAAAGGCTCTGTCGAAGTACAAATGTCAAAAAGTGAGGAAATAGTGAGACCTAGAATTCTATTCATTTCTTCCTCCAACATTTGCATCTTAATTATTGTGTGAGACACTCCCCAAGAGGAAATCCAGAGAATATCCACCATCACCTTGGGTAGAGTGGACTTCCGTTGAGGGTTGTTCCTACGCAGAAGAAAATCAATATGAACAACTTTTAACAACAGATTTCGTGCATAACTGAAACTCCTATTCCTCAACAATCAAGACCAATTAATGTTCCTAATGTGGCTTACAAGATTAGCTTTCAAAATTAACATTGGCATAATAAGTGATCAAACGCATCTCACCTGAGCTTGATATTCTTTTATAAGTGCAGCCCTGAGACTTTTTTTTGTAAGCACACCATCTGACAAATTCTTTGATATACGCTTCCACTTTTCTGAATGCTCTGATGGGTCCTCCAATGCTCTGTGTTCTGCAATAAGCTTTATTCCATTATATATATCTCTAGCTTTAGCCTTGGCAATGCTGCAGATGAACTAATGCGTCAGgataataataatgataattCAAGAAGTATTCAGAATAGAGATGACTGGTAGTGTAATTTTACCGTGGTATAtcattctccttcttcttcttcttatattCAGCTAGTCCCTCGTGGTCCACCATGATAGACTGAAAAGATGATGAACAGAAAAGATATTTAAGTAATAACCAAAAATCACTTACACGCTTGACAATTCTGAAAATAAGACTAAAATTCCAACACATTTTACGAGAAATGCATCAAAATCTTCCAAATTCGTAAATCAACCCTAATAATACTATAGGCGTTCTCCTCTGTGGGATTCTGTCTCTGCTATTTTATGGGTGTTGGTCTTTCTTCAATGTGTTAGCGAACAGGAAGGCTTGGATTACTCAGTCAGTAGTTCTTTCTTCTCAAAAGAAAACTCTGGGTTTGTGTTGTCTAAGGAATACAACGACCGAGTGATCATCTTCAATTTGGTTTTGGAATAAACAAAAATACAGTTTCACATCTGGTTTCAATGACCGATTTAATTGAAACCACAAGCTGGAATTGACATGAATGAtcgatcaatggctattatcaACTACTACATTGACCTTGCTATTAAATATCATTGTCTATTACATGTACAGGGAGTCGGAAAGGGGTTCCTCAAACAAAAAAGGGTTTTGGTAGCCTTTCCTAAATTTTCTTTTATCTGTTCTCAAATAAGATTGACCTAAAAGTTTCAGCAAtgggaaaaacagaaaattgaaaaatgagagagagagagagagagagagggcataCATTGGCGCGGTACCTAAATTGCGATTGAGACCTGATGTTTCTCTTCATGGCACACAACATTCTGAATCTAGGGATTATAATTCCATTGACTTGCTCTTGATTCCAAAACATGATCGATGAAAGTGAGCAATTTGGTTATGGTTTTGATCAAACTCACATAAAGCTAAAGGAGGTAAAACGAAAAAAGTAGTTGGAATAAATGGGTCTTTCATCATTGATctttcctattttttttttttttggaaacctTAAATCCACATTCCTTATTGGAAACCCGAAATTGTTTATAGTCGTAGgcctctctctcgctctctctgcGTTTCTCTATCTTTTTGACCCCATCTCGTCATCCCCGACGCGTTTTAGGGTTAATTATACGAATTCTTGTCTGTTTGATTCGAAATTAGTGTTCGTAGGGTATCTTTTCTTCTCATCTTCAAGGCCTCTAGGGTTTTAGCTTCATCTACCTGTGTGCTTAAGAATCAAAATGAGCATCGGCGCCATCGAGACCTTCGAAGGTGTGCCCTTTGGCGGCAACCTGAACCAGAAAGGCCCCGCGGAACGAATATATGACCCCATGCCAAAGCCCGTGTTTAGAAACCGTATTGAGAAACTCAGATTGTTGCAGGCATGAGATGATATATCGACTTCATTTGTATTCTTTCAAATTCTTTTTAGTACATGTGAGTGTGAGTGTGACTGTGAATGACTTTTCTTTTCACAATGTGCAGTTCGAGCATGACACACTGGAGAGACAGTATTTCAAGGACAGGGCAGCACTTGAAGCCCAGTTTCAACAATCTTGTCTACCTCTGCACAATCAGGTACTTACTTTGTGTGTATGTTGTTGATTTTCTTGCTATGTGTATGTAGAGAAATTTCAGtatttgttctcaatgttggtCCATTAATTAGTGGTTGTACGTAATATAGATACATAAATTTTCAATTGGAATAATCAATTTTGCAGATTTTTGATATCGTGAATACTGTTCCTTATTTTTGGCTCAAAGCTTTGACCAACAACAAAGTGCTACGTGCCAAGGTGATGGTTTTTTTGCATAACCATTCTAATCTTTATATCAATCTCGTTATATGAGAAATTATTGACTTCTCTTCTCCTTTGAATTAGATTACTGAGAACGATGAACGAGCTCTTAAGTTTCTTAGAGACATCAAGTGGTCTAAAACAGATAGCCAAAGGGGGTTTGGTTTCAAGCTTGATTTCTTCTTTGACAGCAATCCTTTTTTTCAAAATCCTGTCTTAAC is a genomic window containing:
- the LOC133740199 gene encoding uncharacterized protein LOC133740199 isoform X1 — its product is MFWNQEQVNGIIIPRFRMLCAMKRNIRSQSQFRYRANSIMVDHEGLAEYKKKKKENDIPRIAKAKARDIYNGIKLIAEHRALEDPSEHSEKWKRISKNLSDGVLTKKSLRAALIKEYQAQEQPSTEVHSTQGDGGYSLDFLLGSVSHNN
- the LOC133740199 gene encoding uncharacterized protein LOC133740199 isoform X2; translation: MVDHEGLAEYKKKKKENDIPRIAKAKARDIYNGIKLIAEHRALEDPSEHSEKWKRISKNLSDGVLTKKSLRAALIKEYQAQEQPSTEVHSTQGDGGYSLDFLLGSVSHNN